From Vanrija pseudolonga chromosome 1, complete sequence, a single genomic window includes:
- the umv1 gene encoding Spore development regulator umv1, whose product MSSVVLRQQPVSQVSPSSRDHADMTSEHDRATGSHTPRRTQPAQPARQPTPPTSNRRRSNEDGSPADRPTAPKASPKGSKASPSEDPSKTGTRPGSSGASSASGAGAPSDPAKPKPKGGTEKWVESVDYAYEYVPVSQKREGRKDINYELIIRQQPMQARMCGVGEKSDRRPVDPTPIIQLKVTADGEDVTPVDPRIRDTIDAKSALRRQSPGGNGMLFMQNPYYFLFACLVGGDDQDSELHVIDDGRTRFLTGTPVSSLYHLKDIDNKDAAFFVFPDLGVRKEGRYKLKMTLFEIVEQEVYYCTTVHTDTFSVYSAKKFPGMSKATELSRAFAEQGLKIRVRKDPRPAGRNKPKRKSSGLSDDEDPYAKRTRHALSHPGAGYPLESRPYPGDVHYASYPPANVYGGYPQYSQMPPPPPPPAFEGYRPGSSGGPPGHPSQGPPSHGYPPQQGQPFYASTPPPPPQGAAYGHPRDPRDPRDPRDPRDPRDPRGGRHSIPPGNYPPETYHHGYPPQPPPPGAAQYDPRWADRDPRDLRDPRDLRDPRDPREVHDPRYMRDPRDIPRDMRDPRDLHPRDVRLDPRDIRDPRDIRDPRDIRDPRDMRDPRDLRDPRDLRDPRDIRDPRDIRDPRDVRDPRDPMMAIPRDIPPGYGSSPRSAGGAPLPHPLHHGDRHRPSTAPREHHRAPSQPPAVRLPPLSSRADGPPALGGYPRDPRDHRDPRDYEGSRPGSSWSEDARSRSHRSSERPMSPDAGAKPTGRMGLGHLVD is encoded by the exons ATGTCGTCGGTTGTTTTGAGGCAGCAGCCGGTGTCCCAGGTCAGCCCATCTTCTCGCGACCACGCCGACATGACTTCCGAACACGACCGTGCTACCGGCAGCCACACCCCACGACGCACGCAGCCAGCCCAACCTGCCCGTCAACCAACTCCGCCCACGTCGAACCGCCGGCGTTCAAACGAGGATGGCAGccccgccgaccgaccgacagCTCCCAAGGCGTCTCCAAAAGGCTCAAAAGCGAGCCCATCAGAAGACCCGAGCAAGACGGGCACCCGCCCAGGCTCGTCGGGTGCGAGCTCGGCTTCGGGCGCTGGAGCTCCTTCTGATCcggccaagcccaagcccaagggtGGCACGGAGAAGTGGGTCGAGAGCGTCGACTACGCATACGAGTATGTGCCCGTTTCACAGAAGCGTGAAGGGCGGAAAGACAT AAACTACGAACTTATCATCCGTCAACAGCCAATGCAGGCACGAATGTGTGGTGTTGGCGAAAAGT CCGACCGCCGTCCCGTGGACCCCACCCCGATTATCCAGCTCAAGGTGACGGCCGACGGAGAGGACGTCACCCCTGTCGACCCCCGCATCCGGGACACGATCGACGCCAAGAGCGCACTGCGGAGGCAGAGTCCTGGCGGCAACGGCATGCTGTTCATGCAGA ACCCTTACTACTTCCTCTTTGCTTGTCTTGTTGGTGGTGACGACCAGGACTCTGAGCTCCACGTGATCGATGATGGGAGAACCCGGTTCCTTACTGGAACGCCAGTGTCGTCACTGTACCACCTCAAGGACATTGACAACAAGGACGCCGCATTCTTCGTGTTCCCTGACCTCGGAGTCCGCAAAGAGGGCCGCTACAAGCTGAAGATGACCCTGTTTGAGATTGTCGA GCAGGAAGTGTACTATTGCACTACTGTTCACACCGACACCTTTTCCGTCTACTCTGCTAAAAAGTTCCCTGGCATGTCCAAGGCGACTGAGCTGTCGAGGGCGTTTGCTGAGCAGGGCTTGAAAATTCGCGTTCGCAAGGACCCCAGGC CTGCTGGCCGGAACAAGCCCAAGCGCAAGAGCAGTGGTTTGTCTGACGATGAAGACCCGTACGCAAAGCGTACCCGGCACGCATTGTCCCACCCTGGTGCGGGGTACCCATTGGAGTCGCGCCCGTACCCTGGCGACGTGCACTACGCCAGCTACCCTCCTGCCAATGTCTACGGCGGCTATCCTCAATATTCCCAGatgcctccgccgccccctccgccggcgTTTGAAGGATATCGACCAGGGTCATCGGGTGGACCCCCTGGCCACCCTTCCCAAGGCCCACCATCGCATGGCTACCCCCCGCAGCAGGGGCAGCCCTTTTACGCCAGTACGcccccacctccgccgcaGGGGGCGGCGTATGGTCATCCACGAGACCCCCGAGACCCTCGCGACCCTCGTGATCCCCGGGATCCTCGAGACCCTCGTGGAGGCCGACACTCGATTCCCCCAGGCAACTATCCCCCGGAGACGTACCACCATGGCTAccctcctcagcctcctcctcctggcgcggcgcagtATGACCCTCGCTGGGCTGACCGCGACCCACGAGACCTCCGCGACCCCCGCGACCTGCGTGATCCTCGTGACCCGCGTGAGGTTCACGACCCCCGCTACATGCGCGACCCCCGCGACATTCCTCGCGACATGAGGGACCCCCGAGACCTGCACCCTCGCGATGTTCGTCTCGACCCTCGTGATATTCGCGACCCTCGAGATATTCGAGACCCTCGTGACATTCGCGACCCCCGCGACATGCGCGACCCCAGAGACTTGCGCGACCCGCGAGACCTGCGCGACCCTCGCGACATTCGCGACCCACGAGACATTCGCGACCCTCGCGATGTTCGTGACCCGAGAGACCCAATGATGGCCATTCCACGTGATATTCCACCTGGTTATGGATCGTCCCCCaggagcgccggcggcgcccccctcccccaccctctCCACCACGGCGATCGCCACCGTCCGTCTACGGCGCCACGCGAGCACCACCGTGCTCCGtcgcagccgccggcggtTAGGCTtccgccgctgtcgtcgcgtGCCGACGGTCCTCCAGCTCTTGGAGGCTACCCTCGTGACCCGCGCGACCACCGTGACCCCCGTGACTATGAAGGGTCGCGCCCGGGTTCTAGCTGGAGCGAGGACGCGCGTTCGCGCAGCCACCGCTCGAGCGAGCGCCCCATGTCGCCCGACGCGGGCGCCAAGCCCACTGGCCGTATGGGCCTTGGGCACCTTGTTGACTGA
- the SPBC1604.06c gene encoding putative protein, with amino-acid sequence MARTARTTAPGPQEQIKALEAKLTSAPADPNPLLALLSLARHGDAAVVHKATWALYRVFGLLLAQGRVGGITGTGTDESAASVSSGGAREVKAWVRDRLLEYVAVLGGLLRDSEAALRTSALSLLFALLQPLSTSAGVPIHLAYFRLLLRALLFPAPSQRGSTASSSSKRPSVVAANQVDEEGLPADVAAAAVDDYWAKYDDLRLFFFREVAAVVAAEEVDAANVLQQVFPLTNLPKLPEDLNAFFLPSLASVPQEKKAAKKAKTKKGKKDVESLPDWMATYESDDEEEEGESTLVGGKRQRTTALGTAKAVHSVQAHTAAYTATWEAILSHLALDDMWTRRILAGLHGERGILAHMAPARRVRIADWLGGTVDGGGAHAMLAMNGLFVLMTAYNLDYPLFYNRLYALLDGEVLHARYRARFFRLLDTFLRSPLLSAALVASFIKRLSRLALAAPPAGAILVIPFVYNLFKRHPGTMAMLQRLPEDMPDGDPYDEKETAPIATRALESSVWELAALQNHYLASVATLAKIFAEQFTKPEFNLEDFLDHGYATLFDTEAARKLKNPPALAVALELGQPADLAPLFPQAGEAGERDTVSQLWAF; translated from the exons ATGGCACGCACAGCACGCACAACAGCTCCAGGACCACAAGAGCAgatcaaggcgctcgaggccaagctgacgtcggcgccggcggaccCGAAcccgctgctcgcgctgctcagtctcgcgcggcacggcgacgctgcAGTGGTCCACAAGGCGACATGGGCGCTGTACCGCGTCTTCGGGCTGCTCCTTGCTCAGGGCCGCGTGGGCGGCATCACGGGGACGGGGACGGAtgagagcgcggcgagcgtgagctcgggcggcgccCGCGAGGTCAAGGCGTGGGTGCGCGACCGGCTGCTCGAGTACGtcgcggtgctcggcggcctgctgcgcgacTCGGAGGCGGCGTTGAGG ACCTCGGCCCTGTCCCTCCTCTTCGCGCTCCTCCAGCCCCtgtccacctcggccggcgtgccgatCCACCTGGCCTACTTccgcctccttctccgcgcgctccttttccccgcgccgtcgcagcgcggctcgacggcaagctcgtcgtcgaagcGGCCGTCAGTCGTCGCTGCGAaccaggtcgacgaggagggtttgcccgccgacgtggcggccgccgccgtggacgaCTACTGGGCGAAGTACGACGACCTGCGGCTCTTCTTCTTCCGCGAagtcgccgctgtcgtcgccgcggaggaggtcgacgccgccaacgtcCTCCAGCAGGTGTTCCCGCTCACCAACCTCCCCAAGCTTCCCGAGGACCTGAACGCCTTCTTTTTGCCCTCGctcgcgagcgtgccgcaggagaagaaggcggcgaagaaggccaagacgaagaagggcaagaaggacgTCGAGAGCCTTCCAGACTGGATGGCGACGtacgagtcggacgacgaggaggaggagggcgagagcaCCCTCGTGGGCGGAAAGCGCcagcgcacgacggcgctcgGCACCGCCAAGGCCGTCCACTCGGTGCAGGCCCACACGGCAGCGTACACTGCGACGTGGGAGGCGATCCTCTCCCAcctggcgctcgacgacatgtGGACGCGCCGCATCCTCGCCGGGCtgcacggcgagcgcggcatccTGGCGCACATggcgcccgcgcggcgggtCCGCATCGCcgactggctcggcggcaccgtcgacggcggcggcgcgcacgccatGCTCGCCATGAACGGGCTCTTTGTCCTCATGACGGCGTACAACCTCGACTATCCCCTCTTCTACAACCGCCTCTATGCGCTTttggacggcgaggtgctgcACGCGCGGTACAGGGCGCGTTTCTTCCGTCTCCTCGACACGTTTTTGCGTTCCCCGCTCCTGtccgcggcgctcgtggcgAGCTTCATCAAGCGGCTctcgcggctcgcgctcgccgccccgcccgccggcgcgatcCTCGTCATTCCCTTCGTGTACAACCTCTTCAAGCGCCACCCCGGCACCATGGCCATGCTCCAGCGCCTGCCGGAGGACATGCCCGACGGCGACCCGTACGACGAGAAGGAGACCGCGCCGATCGCGACCCGCGCCCTCGAGAGCTCGGTGTgggagctcgcggcgctccaGAACCATTATCTTGCCAGCGTGGCCACGCTCGCCAAGATCTTTGCAGAGCAGTTCACAAAACCAGAGTTCAACCTTGAAGACTTTTTGGACCATGGATACGCGACG CTGTTCGACACGGAAgccgcgcgcaagctcaagaacccccccgcgctcgccgttgccctcgagctcggccagcccGCAGACCTCGCACCACTCTTCCCccaggccggcgaggcgggcgagcgcgacaccGTCAGCCAGCTTTGGGCCTTCTAA
- the SET3 gene encoding SET domain-containing protein 3, which yields MSGATDIQTPAGLVRGASTTLQPSDMPVQSTADDVHVSQNEVVPKAGVDETSAGPSHSVDRKPVPAASGPIANGMSTPPPAKRAKSPPGSGPSEEAAALLLNFSAVYPLPSVSEHPVEQPSAPSGYPHTPPNDSPRSSVPAPSSVAGPPSPPGLPTPSAPSPEATTKPSKPKRKRNATAGPSRQPSAERDRPPHWMGEDNGIIRCICGFTEDDGFTIQCEGCNAWEHGLCFGYRDESSVPETYFCELCEPRPVDPQAARALQMQARVSYDSRRIIRPGDEVVEQIKKPRPKPSRKKTDRGDRTERPEAPPVQPQPSTDRETTAEESKETPGGMGPPAMKPKRKTPGGKPRSKTSESGNPSGSAQDDYDFFRILPWELEYTPIKDNIIRGVVARQAVAKVYNEWVDGEDPPRKRRAIQNESGLPSPTESGTRRLSPEGLFATPPDFSVLAPPVPPVALSGTDLSSLAAPTTIRQIDDSTCFLPLKYLESGTGVYAHPTQYGVFAVESLPTGGFIGEFRGEVLDTATYRKDPINQYSGLGIPKPFVHSIGPPVNLIIDARSYGSDMRFVRSGCHPNAVLRPLLLRSDDDDSAPKLKFGIFAARDIGRNEEIVTGWEWDDQHVVHTLRSIIDAALLKGAEPIPVDTIDLLASKFDSILTNIFGTFSSCACTQSHDCAFAQMRRLVTGQQFHGVSQGRARRRIDLGELIGAVRGWRRRELEAAAAASAKRYRSSGEWEVWRAGPRRHSAATSSDKVADRPSPRQSSESLPSDRQDSEDEEQEEIVAEEQEAEEAKEDEVEEPVTVPAAEPPAAVEPDLVEEPSEPAEAAPEPEDDSKMDIDEPVVTATVEEATIEVPADEPVAEAVPSKEDLPEAIAKEEPVKDEEASPAEPAQLEQPAEDVVMADSVPAAPATPVQASKPPPIAPSSSILSSIPDDVTEVPESKDDDGNASDATTVTVARSHFSGSDNESDNEDVPQPDSDVVEEPIRSAATRRGRRVVSPVLESPPLVLESKPAKTRTVPSSSSTKSTPPRPKHGKEAKRRPRKNVIASSDEDMSGDDEPPVVSPKQTRPRSPVRSKKEKPKARKIQRAEENDDDTEEEVAPRPRPDSRKASSKARIAKPDSTDSRRADRNTDRAVKKEKDVDGLARKSKASKADKSDAEPKAARVTSPKVSRRAPPKAVTPEPAAPAETVKAEPPREPTPPAKEPTPAPKEPTPEPEPKEPTPAPKEPTPPPKEPTPPPKEPTPPPKEPTPPPPKKVSMREYLANHKIRKVSQPTAAQEEAASATPVDEKPLSINTAVTVAADTATSTSAQSESQSKLNLFEHLPSARPPSSSGLGTPFTPSAAGPLTSATPSSAYVPRSDYFGSQPSASSTSTTQPAYVPRPSPNFVPRTPVDEPSALPQQSPVLGAYAPRQDVDHLPLGPSPTTARPPLPAQTPPKSSHALPDMPPALGAREGPPHHGSHAHHRLPPTGPRVPPTGPRGSWGGASGPGGSGPGHQTSGGGPVSPVSQLRPPFPPRGGGNFGGGRGGSFGDRGGFGDRGFSGRGDYRRGGGGFGRGRGRGHM from the coding sequence ATGAGCGGCGCAACCGACATCCAGACGCCCGCAGGGCTCGTGCGCGGCGCATCCACGACTCTGCAGCCCTCCGACATGCCCGTCCAGAGCACCGCAGACGACGTTCACGTGTCTCAGAACGAGGTTGTGCCCAAGGCGGGAGTCGACGAGACATCAGCGGGACCATCGCACAGCGTCGACCGGAAGCCTGTCCCGGCGGCGTCTGGCCCCATTGCGAACGGCATGTCGACTCCACCGCCTGCCAAACGAGCCAAGTCACCACCTGGCTCTGGCCCATCCGAAGAGGCGGCAGCACTGCTGCTGAACTTCTCGGCCGTGTACCCGTTGCCCTCCGTCTCCGAACACCCTGTCGAGCAGCCTTCTGCACCATCAGGCTACCCGCACACACCGCCCAACGACTCGCCTCGTTCGTCCGTCCCTGCTCCCTCATCCGTCGCCGGTCCGCCCTCACCGCCCGGCCTTCCGACACCCTCCGCCCCGAGCCCCGAAGCCACCACCAAGCCGTCCAAGCCCAAGCGGAAGAGGAATGCGACCGCTGGTCCCTCCAGACAACCTTCTGCTGAGCGCGACAGGCCACCGCATTGGATGGGCGAGGACAATGGCATCATCCGTTGCATCTGTGGCTTCACAGAGGACGACGGTTTCACCATTCAGTGCGAGGGCTGCAATGCCTGGGAGCACGGCCTCTGCTTTGGCTATCGCGACGAGTCCTCGGTCCCCGAGACGTACTTTTGCGAGCTGTGCGAGCCTCGACCAGTCGACCCTCAggcagctcgcgcgctgcAGATGCAAGCGCGGGTATCGTATGACAGTCGACGAATAATCCGACCAGGCGATGAAGTCGTGGAACAGATCAAGAAACCCCGGCCAAAGCCAAGTCGAAAGAAAACCGACAGGGGAGATCGAACAGAGCGACCAGAGGCTCCACCAGTGCAACCGCAGCCGTCGACAGACCGCGAAACGACTGCAGAGGAGTCCAAGGAGACGCCAGGTGGAATGGGTCCCCCTGCCATGAAGCCAAAACGGAAGACTCCAGGCGGCAAGCCTCGTTCAAAGACGTCCGAGTCTGGTAACCCATCTGGCTCGGCGCAGGACGACTACGACTTCTTTCGCATCTTGCCCTGGGAACTCGAGTACACTCCGATCAAGGACAACATCATCCGTGGAGTTGTTGCCAGACAGGCCGTCGCCAAAGTCTACAATGAATGGGTGGACGGGGAGGACCCGCCTCGAAAGCGGCGTGCCATTCAAAATGAGTCTGGCTTGCCCTCACCAACAGAGTCGGGAACACGTCGCCTCTCGCCTGAAGGCTTGTTCGCCACACCACCCGATTTCTCCGTCCTCGCTCCGCCAGTGCCCCCGGTCGCGCTGTCTGGAACCGACCTGTCATCCCTCGCTGCGCCCACAACTATCCGCCAGATTGACGACTCGACTTGCTTCCTCCCCTTAAAGTACCTCGAGTCTGGCACCGGCGTCTACGCCCACCCTACCCAGTATGGTGTCTTCGCCGTCGAATCGCTCCCCACTGGTGGCTTCATCGGCGAGTTCCGGGGCGAGGTGCTGGACACGGCAACGTACCGCAAGGACCCTATCAACCAGTACTCGGGTCTCGGCATCCCGAAGCCATTTGTTCATTCCATTGGTCCTCCTGTCAATCTCATCATCGATGCCCGATCATATGGCAGCGATATGCGGTTCGTTCGAAGTGGCTGCCACCCGAATGCCGTCCTGCGGCCTCTCCTCCTTCGCTCtgatgacgacgactcggcgcccAAGCTCAAGTTCGGCATCTTCGCTGCGCGGGATATCGGCCGGAACGAGGAGATTGTGActgggtgggagtgggacGACCAGCATGTGGTTCACACTCTCCGTTCAATCATCGACGCTGCTCTGCtcaagggcgccgagccTATTCCCGTGGACACCATCGACCTCCTCGCTAGCAAGTTTGATTCGATCTTGACCAACATCTTCGGCACTTTCTCGTCGTGCGCCTGCACCCAGTCACATGATTGTGCTTTTGCTCAGATGCGCAGGCTTGTTACCGGGCAACAATTCCATGGCGTcagccaaggccgcgccaGACGCAGAAtcgatctcggcgagctAATTGGCGCTGTTCGAGGCTGGCGTCGGAGAGAGCTTGAAGCCGCAGCCGCTGCCAGCGCTAAGCGCTACCGCTCTTCTGGAGAATGGGAAGTCTGGCGCGCTGGTCCGAGGCGACATTCTGCAGCGACTAGCAGCGACAAGGTTGCTGATCGCCCTTCGCCACGACAGTCTTCTGAATCTTTACCCTCCGACCGTCAAgactcggaggacgaggagcaggaaGAGATCGTTgcggaggagcaggaggcggaagaggccaaggaggatgaggtcgaAGAGCCTGTCACTGTCCCCGCAGCTGAACCGCCGGCTGCGGTCGAGCCCGATCTTGTGGAAGAACCGTCCGAgcctgccgaggctgcgccCGAACCCGAAGACGACTCGAAGATGGATATTGACGAACCTGTTGTTACCGCAACAGTTGAGGAAGCTACGATCGAGGTTCCCGCCGATGAGCCAGTGGCTGAGGCTGTCCCGTCCAAGGAGGACTTGCCCGAAGCTATTGCAAAGGAGGAGCctgtcaaggacgaggaagcCTCTccggccgagccggcgcaACTGGAACAGCCTGCGGAGGACGTCGTTATGGCCGACTCCGTTccggccgcccccgccacccctGTCCAGGCTTCTAAGCCACCTCCCATCGCCCCGTCATCGTCCATCCTTTCTTCTATCCCCGACGACGTCACCGAGGTACCTGAGAGtaaggacgacgacggcaacgcTTCAGACGCAACAACCGTCACTGTGGCCCGCTCCCACTTTAGCGGCTCAGACAACGAGTCGGACAACGAGGATGTCCCTCAGCCCGACTCGGATGTTGTTGAGGAGCCTATCCGTTCGGCAGCGactcgtcgcggtcgtcgtgtcgtctcGCCCGTGCTCGAATCGCCGCCTCTCGTGTTGGAATCCAAGCCCGCCAAGACGCGCACTGTtccgtcgtcctcgagcaccaaGTCTACCCCTCCTCGACCCAAGCACGGCAAGGAAGCGAAGCGCCGTCCGCGCAAAAACGTCATTGCATCCAGCGATGAGGACATGAGCggagacgacgagccgcctgTTGTTAGCCCGAAGCAAACTCGCCCGCGCTCTCCTGTCCGAtccaagaaggagaagcccaaggcgcGGAAGATTCAACGTGCAGaggagaacgacgacgacacggaggAAGAAGTGGCGCCCAGGCCTCGTCCTGACAGCCGCAAGGCTTCATCCAAGGCCCGTATCGCCAAACCTGACTCGACCGACAGTCGCCGCGCGGACAGGAACACGGACAGGGCCGTCAAGAAGGAAAAGGATGTGGATGGGCTCGCCCGTAAATCAAAGGCTTCCAAGGCAGACAAGAGCGACGCAgagcccaaggccgcgcgTGTGACATCTCCCAAGGTCTCACGTAGGGCGCCGCCCAAGGCAGTGACGCCAGAGCCGGCTGCCCCTGCTGAGACCGTGAAGGCCGAGCCGCCTCGCGAACCCACCCCTCCTGCCAAGGAGCCGACCCCAGCACCCAAGGAGCCGACaccagagccagagccaaaGGAGCCAACGCCGGCACCCAAGgagcccaccccgccgccgaaggAGCCAACACCACCGCCCAAGGagccaaccccgccgccgaaggAGCCTactccacccccacccaagAAGGTATCGATGAGGGAGTACCTTGCCAACCACAAGATTCGCAAGGTGTCACAGCCCACGGCTGCTCAGGAGGAAGCCGCATCGGCCACCCCCGTCGATGAGAAGCCCTTATCGATTAATACTGCCGTCACTGTTGCTGCGGACACTGCGACATCGACCAGTGCGCAGAGCGAGAGTCAGTCCAAACTGAACCTGTTTGAGCAcctgccctcggcgcgcccgcctTCATCCAGTGGTCTCGGCACCCCATTCACGCCATCGGCAGCGGGTCCTTTGACTTCAGCGACTCCCAGCTCGGCCTATGTCCCCCGTTCCGACTACTTTGGCAGCCAGCCGTCTGcttcgtcgacctcgacgacgcagccGGCTTACGTCCCACGCCCGAGCCCCAATTTTGTGCCTCGGACGCCAGTGGACGAACCATCAGCACTTCCGCAGCAGTCACCCGTTCTCGGAGCATACGCTCCGCGCCAAGACGTGGACCACCTTCCACTTGGCCCAAGCCCGACTACGGCGCGTCCGCCGTTGCCAGCGCAGACGCCGCCCAAGTCTTCCCACGCGCTCCCCGACATGCCTCCGGCACTCGGAGCACGTGAAGGGCCCCCACATCACGGTAGTCACGCTCATCATCGACTCCCGCCGACAGGTCCGCGCGTTCCGCCGACAGGCCCCCGTGGTAGCTGGGGTGGAGCGTCAGGTCCGGGTGGCTCGGGACCTGGCCATCAAACCTCCGGTGGCGGCCCTGTTTCGCCCGTGTCTCAGCTGCGGCCTCCGTTCCCACCACGCGGTGGTGGCAACTttggcggcggacgaggcggcagcTTTGGAGACCGTGGTGGCTTTGGTGACCGCGGCTTCTCTGGCCGTGGCGACtatcgtcgcggcggcggcggctttggtCGCGGACGTGGCCGCGGCCACATGtaa